In a single window of the Hippocampus zosterae strain Florida chromosome 6, ASM2543408v3, whole genome shotgun sequence genome:
- the LOC127601919 gene encoding AP2-associated protein kinase 1-like isoform X13, giving the protein MKKFFDSRRELVSSGPGQGAGGGGAGSSSGGSFIGRVFTLGRHQVTIEEIVAEGGFAIVFLVRTNQGQRCALKRMYVNNEHDLQICKMEIQIMRDLVGHKNIVGFLDSSIAAVGAGDVWEVLILMDFCRGGQVVNLMNQRLQTGFTEAEVLQVFCDTCEAVARLHQSKTPIIHRDLKVENILLHDQGHYVLCDFGSATNHFQNPQTEGVPVIEEEIKKYTTLSYRAPEMVNLYAGKVITTKADIWAMGCLLYKLCYFTLPFGESQVAICDGSFTIPDNSRYSHDMHCLIRYILEPDPDKRPDIYQVSYFAFKLNGQECPVPNLHNSSIPAKLPEPIKASEAVVKKSQTKARITDPIPTTETSIAPRQRPKPGQTQPQPISGILPIQAGLTPRKRPNVAAAAPQAIGVGVNVPTPGALQTSQQAPAAAQASVRPMQTTTIQPQITPRPQQLHMKQQQSSAFVHLQIAQQSFDYQVQHTATVTPTLLQYKAKSDFLALTLRRQQQHEVQESPVLHLTPIPECSVIGPAADPDVATVRGHKVGSLTPPSSPKMAAKSGHRRILSDVTHSAIFGVPISKSTQLLQTAAAEASLNKSKSASTTPSGSPCSSQQTVYHPADVDTQSAHVTPNTQPSWNPFGDDNFSKLTAEELLNKDFAKLGENAAPEEKSRGDSLIHRLNSFGDSSFLMSQGEKGNSDEFDPIPVLISKTSNQGGHSRNNSGSSESSLPNLTRSLLLVDQLIDL; this is encoded by the exons ATGAAGAAATTCTTCGACTCCCGACGGGAGCTCGTGAGCTCGGGGCCTGGTCAGGGAGCCGGCGGAGGGGGCGCAGGTTCCAGCAGCGGAGGCAGCTTCATCGGCCGGGTTTTTACCCTTGGACGACATCAAGTGACCATCGAAGAGATCGTGGCTGAAG GAGGttttgccattgtttttttggtgcGCACAAATCAGGGTCAGCGGTGTGCGCTAAAGCGGATGTATGTTAACAATGAGCATGATCTTCAAATCTGCAAAATGGAGATACAGATTATG CGGGACCTCGTAGGGCACAAAAACATAGTTGGCTTCCTGGATTCCAGCATAGCTGCAGTTGGAGCTGGCGATGTGTGGGAGGTCCTAATTCTTATGGACTTCTGTCGAG ggggacaggtggtcaacctgatgAACCAACGCTTACAGACTGGCTTCACAGAGGCAGAGGTGTTGCAGGTCTTTTGTGACACGTGTGAAGCTGTTGCTCGTCTTCACCAGTCCAAGACTCCAATCATTCATCGAGACCTCAAG GTGGAAAATATTCTTCTGCATGACCAGGGACATTATGTGCTGTGTGACTTTGGGAGCGCTACAAACCACTTCCAAAACCCACAGACAGAGGGTGTACCTGTCATTGAGGAGGAAATCAAAAA GTACACTACTTTATCATATCGTGCGCCAGAGATGGTCAACCTCTATGCTGGTAAAGTCATCACAACAAAGGCAGATATATGG GCTATGGGATGTCTTCTCTATAAACTATGCTATTTCACGCTTCCTTTTGGGGAAAGCCAAGTTGCTATCTGTGATGGCAGTTTCACCATTCCAGACAATTCACGCTACTCCCACGATATGCACTGTCTCATCA GATATATACTGGAACCCGACCCCGACAAGAGGCCAGACATCTATCAAGTATCTTACTTTGCCTTTAAACTGAATGGACAAGAGTGTCCTGTTCCAAATTTACAT AATTCATCCATTCCTGCAAAACTACCCGAGCCAATCAAAGCCAGTGAAGCAGTggtcaaaaaaagtcaaaccaaaGCCAG GATCACAGACCCAATTCCTACCACCGAAACCTCAATAGCACCTCGACAAAGGCCTAAGCCTGGCCAGACTCAACCACAGCCTATATCAGGCATCCTTCCCATACAAGCAGGTCTGACCCCACGCAAGAGGCCCAATGTTGCTGCTGCAGCACCCCAGGCCATAG GTGTAGGTGTTAATGTCCCAACTCCAGGTGCCCTCCAGACTTCCCAACAGGCTCCTGCTGCAGCACAGGCTTCAGTGCGACCAATGCAAACCACCACCATTCAGCCTCAGATCACACCGCGACCTCAGCAGCTCCACATGAAACAGCAGCAGTCTTCTGCTTTCGTACACCTACAGATTGCCCAGCAG AGCTTTGACTACCAAGTCCAGCATACTGCCACTGTGACACCCACTCTGCTGCAGTACAAAGCTAAGTCAGATTTCCTCGCTCTCACACTGCGccggcagcagcagcatgagGTCCAGGAAAGCCCAGTTCTCCATCTGACCCCCATCCCAGAGTGCTCCGTCATTGGGCCAGCTGCTGACCCAGATGTG GCAACTGTAAGAGGGCACAAAGTCGGCTCCCTAACACCCCCATCGTCCCCAAAAATGGCAGCCAAAAGTGGTCATAGACGTATCCTGAGCGACGTCACTCACAGTGCCATCTTTGGTGTCCCCATCAGCAAGTCCACCCAGCTACTGCAGACAGCCGCAGCTGAGGCCAGCCTCAACAAGTCCAA GTCAGCCAGCACGACTCCTTCTGGCTCTCCATGCTCGTCCCAGCAGACCGTATATCACCCAGCTGATGTGGACACCCAGTCTGCCCATGTGACACCCAATACTCAGCCCAGTTGGAACCCCTTTGGCGATGATAACTTCTCTAAGCTAACTGCTGAGGAGCTGCTTAACAAAGACTTTGCAAAACTAGGTGAAA atgCTGCACCAGAGGAGAAGTCCAGAGGTGACTCTCTCATTCACAGGCTCAATTCATTTGGAG ACTCTTCTTTCCTCATGTCGCAAGGAGAGAAAGGGAATAGTGACGAGTTTGACCCTATTCCCGTGCTCATCTCCAAAACCTCAAACCAAG GTGGTCACTCACGCAACAACAGTGGCAGTTCAGAGTCCAGCCTTCCCAACTTGACTCGCTCCCTTCTACTGGTGGATCAGCTCATCGACCTCTAG